Proteins encoded together in one Colius striatus isolate bColStr4 chromosome 3, bColStr4.1.hap1, whole genome shotgun sequence window:
- the GAR1 gene encoding H/ACA ribonucleoprotein complex subunit 1, with protein sequence MSFRGRGGGGRGGGGFNRGGSGGGFNRGGGGGDRGGFNRGGRGGFGRGGGRGGFNRGGYDQGPPERVVLLGEFMHPCEDDIVCKCKTEENKVPYFNAPVYLDNKEQIGKVDEIFGQLRDFYFSVKLSENMKASSFKKMQKFYIDPAKLLPLQRFLPRPPGEKGAPRGGGRGGRGGGRGGGRGGGRGGFGGGRGGGRGGGGFRGGRGGGGGFRGGRGGGGGFRGKGY encoded by the exons ATGTCATTTcgtggaagaggaggaggaggaagaggtggtGGCGGCTTCAATCGTGGAGGAAGTGGTGGCGGCTTCAATCGTGGAGGAGGTGGCGGTGACAGAGGTGGCTTTAATCGTGGTGGACGAGGTGGATTTGGACGAGGAGGCGGACGAGGAGGCTTCAACAGAGGCGGATATGACCAAGGTCCTCCAGAAAGGGTAGTTT tattgGGAGAGTTCATGCATCCATGTGAAGATGACATTGTTTGCAAatgtaaaacagaagaaaacaaagtgcCTTACTTCAATGCCCCAGTGTACTTGGATAATAAGGAACAGATTGGCAAAGTGGATGAAATCTTTGGACAGCTGCGAGATTTT TACTTTTCAGTGAAACTGTCTGAGAACATGAAAgcttcttcatttaaaaaaatgcaaaag TTTTACATTGACCCAGCCAAGCTACTGCCCCTTCAGAGGTTTTTGCCAAGGCCACCTGGAGAGAAAGGTGCTCCCAGAGGAGGTGGTAGAGGAGGACGTGGTGGTGGACGcggaggaggaagaggtggtGGTAGAG GAGGatttggaggaggaagaggtggaggacgaggaggaggaggattcagaggaggaagaggaggaggaggaggattcAGAGGAGGACGAGGTGGTGGAGGAGGCTTTCGAG GCAAAGGATATTAA